The Gopherus evgoodei ecotype Sinaloan lineage chromosome 4, rGopEvg1_v1.p, whole genome shotgun sequence nucleotide sequence gtttaattttttagcACGGCTTTCCCCAAGGAGTAATGCAAAAGTCTCTGTGTGCACCTGCCAGTCACAGTTCATCAGGCCTCATGGTCAGTTAGGCGTTAGAacattttggttggttggttgatctGAGAGATTTGCACTTCATGTTGGCTTTTCCCTATGCCACTCGAATGTATCAGCTCCTTTAATAGCAAAGAAACACCTGCTTAGACAGACCTTTGTTACAGATTAGATATGTAGCAGTTCTTCATCACATTCGAATTTAAAGTAGACAGCATGAGCAGTTCCTGAGTTGTCTTTAAATGTCACACACCAGGCTGTCCTACCCCGTCCCTCAGACCAATCCATGCTGAGACAGGAATGCAAATCCCAGCTCCAGATGGCCCCTGAGAGTCGGCCCCTGCTTGGAACCGAGGTAGCAGTGGGGGGAAGTTCCTGACATGGTCCCATCTAGATGGGGGGGTTGTCCTGGCTGCCTCATAGCtagatgtgtgtgtgagagggagaagaAGGGAATACAGACACCTGCGTGGATGGCAGCTAGAGGCAGGGGGTCCCTAATGGAGTAGGCTGTGACCATCTGCTCTAAAATCCCCCCACCTGTCTGCTCTTCCCCACACTGCTCAGCaaagtcccattccctgccccacacactctCTGCTGGGCATCACGGGGACAGGACCACTCCCTGGTCTCCTCCTGCTGGCACTGTGCCAGGCCCGCCAGCTGCCAGAAGCCTGTCAAGCCCTAGCGGTGGCAGAGGGGCGTTGGTGAGTCAACTGGTGCCAGGTGAGGTTGCCCAATTGAGCAAAGCGTTTGCCAATCAGCATAGCTGTATGGCCACTCCCTGCTGTGAACACGCTGGTGTGTTCTCAGGTATAAGCTCTGTGCAGGCTCTTGCCACAGTGAGTGCACTGGAATGGCCagccttggtgtgtgtgtgctgatGCCTCATTGATGCATTGGTGCCACTGAAGCTCTTGCCGCAATCGTGACAGCTGTATGGCCGCTCCCTGGTGTGCGCGCGCTGGTGTGCGCTCAGGTAGGAGATTATGCACTGGTGCTGGGTCAGCTTGGCAGCATTGCTGAACCTCTTACCATAGTATGCACAGCGGTgcggccgctccccggtgtgctTATGTGTTGGTGGTTTGTCAGTGTATTGGCTTTGCTGAAGCTCTTGCTGCAATCGTCACAGTGATGCGGCCGCTCCCATGTGCATGCGCTGGTGTTTTCTCAGGTGTCCGATCTGTGAAAAGTCCTTTCCACAGACAGCACAGTGGTacggccgctccccggtgtgcgTGCGCTGGTGTATTCTCAGGCTTGAGCTCTCTGCAAAGCTCTTGCCACAGTCGGTGCAGCAgtacggccgctccccagtgtgcGTGCGCTGGTGTATTCTCAGCTTTGAGTTCTCTGCAAAGCTCTTCCCACAGCTGATGCAGCAGTATGGCCGCTCCCCACTGTGTGTGCGTTGATGTATTCTCAGGTGTGCGATCTGTGCAAAGCCCTTGTCGCAGTCGGCACAGCGatatggccgctccccagtgtgggTGCGCTGGTGTATTCTCAGATATGCAATCTGTGCAAAATCCTTGCCGCAGTCAGCACAGTGGTGTGGCAGCTCTCCTGTGTGTGTGCGTTGATGTCTTCTCAGGTGTGCGATCTGTGCAAAGCTCTTGTCGCAGTCAGCACAGCGGTGCGGCCGCTCCCCGTTGTGCGTGCGCTGGTGTATTCTCAGGTGTGCAATCTCTGCAAAGTCCTTGCCGCAGTCAGTGCAGTGGTATGGCCGCTCTCTTGTATGCGTGCGCTGGTGTGTTCTCAGGCTTGAGCTGTGTGCAAATCTCTTGCCACAGTTGGGGCAGCAGCGCGGCCGCTCTCCGGTGTGCATGCGCTGGTGTATTCTCAGGTATGCAATCTGTGCAAAACCCTTGTGGCAGTCAGAGCAACGGTacggccgctccccggtgtgtgTGCGTTGATGTATTCTCAGCCTTGAGCTCTCTGCAAAACCCTTGTTGCAGTCAGAGCAACGATACGGCTGCTCCCTGGCATGCGTGTGCTGGTGCTGGGTCAGCGCGGAGGCGTTGCTGAACCTCTTGCCGCAGTCAATGCAGTGATGATGACCCTGGCCCATGGGGAGTCTCTGGTGTGTAGCCACATCTGGTCTCTGGCTGAGTTTACCCTGGGGATGGACTGCGTCCTGTGCATGGCTCCCTCTGTGAGCCGTGGGATCCTGCTTTCCTGCCACGGTTTCCCCACATTCAGCCTGTGCCCTCTTTCCTCCCAGGATCCTGCGCCCTGCTGGAGAGAGCAGAGGCAATCCCAATGTTAGCTCAGGGTTAAAACTACACCTTCAACAAAGATGGAAAAATGTCACAGATGGGGTGATTTCCCCATCTCTTTGTGATTGTTTTTTGGATGGGTGCCTCACCCTGCAATGGCAGCTCCTATCCCACAGGGCTGGACCCAACACCTTGCTCTGGACATTGAGACCTGGCCTGCTGGGTTCCAGTGCCACTCAGATATGCCCCCGCAACCAGTCATGATGGTGGGGGAGGTGGGCCAAACTTCAGTGGATGGCATTGCCATCCAGATCCACTGAGGCCCACCCCGACCCCTCTGCACCAGGCTGGGGTTAGGGTTGCAGCACTGGGGGAAGGTGCTTCTTTGGGTGGCTAGTGCCTCTTGGGGAGGGCGAGGAAGGcagattttattaaaaatcatgGAGCTGTCACAGTAAATTAAAGGACCTGTGACCTTTACTAAACTTATATAACTGCTCTGTAATTTCTGATACAAAATGCCGCAACAAATCTGCAGTTTGACTAAGGGTGGTTCTACCCAATGTtgtttgtgcagcgcctagcacCTGCTCCCATGGGTATCGTTTTATGCTTAAATTGTAGCCTGCCCAGGATACAGGCAGTGCCTGCACAACTGGGCCCTGGTTTTGTTTTcaaacagattttgtttttatttcaatcaGAGGGGTTTATTtacagttttcaccaaaaaggtagCAGTGATCGGTTGACTAACATAATGAAGATCAGTGtcaatggggtaggatctgagcctaaaataggaaaagaaataGTTatgaattacttagacaagttagatgtcttcaagtcggcagggcttgatgaaatacaccctagaatacttaaggaactggatGAAGAGATCTCTGACCATTAGTGATGATCTCTGAGAACTTGTGGAGGATGGTAGAGAGACCCAAGGACTGGAAATATAGTACCTAGCTATAGGCAAGAGAATAAGGACaactcagggaattatagaccagatagcttaacttcagtacctggaaagataatggaccAAGTAATCAAACATTCTATCTGTGAGCACCTAGAAGGAAATAAAGTAAGAgctaacagtcagcatggatttgccgataacaaattatgtcaaaccaacctgatatccTTCTTTGgcaggtaacaagccttgtggatagaggaGATGCAATAAATGTcacatatcttgactttagtaaagcttttgatactgtcttacatgaccttctcataaacaaactagagaaatatagtcTAGGCAAAGCTACTACTGTTGGGAGcagactgtatgtgtgtgtgtgtctctctctctctataaaaaatacatacacacacacccatccatgTAATATGTTACAGGCTTGACacgaagtggggatttccccttgttatgttgtatgtgagtcttactgttgaGCCTATGTGAGTTTTACCATTTTGCATGAATAatgtgtgccttggtttccctgtgtgctgcaccaatatCTCAGTGGTGGGAACAGGGGTGTGTGCCTTTGGCTAAGACCTctggggcaggtgaggctgctccagctgtctGCATGTATGCTATAACCGGTGCCCTTTGTAACCTGAGACCTAGGAGGGGGATGCAACCAGGTGATGATCAAGTAACactgcccaggaagtgagacaAAGACAAGGAGAAGACGCAAGGTTGGGGGGTCGGAGGTCCTGCTGCTGGGAGTCTGCTTTGGgggactggaagagggggagtTCAGGGCttctggcccaggactccccaagatgggcttggctgaaagtcactgatttctgtgctaacaagttatGTCCTACGCTATGTTCCTATCGActaataaaccttttgttttactggctggctgagagtcacatctgactgcagacCTGGGTTGCAGGGCcatctggcttccccaggagccctgcccaggcggacttgctgtgggaagcacacagtgtggaaggggattgctgaatgctccaaggtcagaccagGAAGGTTGAAGCTGTGTAAGCACtggcccggtgactccgtgacaactagTGGCAGCAGTGGGATaaactgcaccccgtggacagaGCATCCTGTAGTgaatgactggggagcagtagaATGAAGAGGGATTAGCGAGAgacaggcatgctgaaggctctGAGAGGTGCGGTTCCAGGAGGCGGAGGAGCCTATGGCTTAACCCCGGGAGAGAGTGAACCTCTGAGAAGGTCTGTCGCACTGAAGGGGTTCCTCCCTGGGATCgtgaggagctgagagagcaCAGGCCTGTGAATCCGTGACCAAAGAAGGGCGCAGTGGAGTCCAGTGTAATGACTGATATCTTAGAAAACATGTTTGAGAAATATGTACAGCTGTACAAGCATAATGCCAGTAAAAAGCAAACGGCTGTAGTGTGGCTGTTGTGGGAAGCTGT carries:
- the LOC115651426 gene encoding zinc finger protein 664-like, with protein sequence MAAAGSAQQLQVAFEDVALYFTREEWELLSQREKHLYRDQMLRNYWALVSLGYSDSKPDLIHQIEVGKAELWIQDAEDCRESSGPESPSLAGRRILGGKRAQAECGETVAGKQDPTAHRGSHAQDAVHPQGKLSQRPDVATHQRLPMGQGHHHCIDCGKRFSNASALTQHQHTHAREQPYRCSDCNKGFAESSRLRIHQRTHTGERPYRCSDCHKGFAQIAYLRIHQRMHTGERPRCCPNCGKRFAHSSSLRTHQRTHTRERPYHCTDCGKDFAEIAHLRIHQRTHNGERPHRCADCDKSFAQIAHLRRHQRTHTGELPHHCADCGKDFAQIAYLRIHQRTHTGERPYRCADCDKGFAQIAHLRIHQRTHSGERPYCCISCGKSFAENSKLRIHQRTHTGERPYCCTDCGKSFAESSSLRIHQRTHTGERPYHCAVCGKDFSQIGHLRKHQRMHMGAAASL